The Desulfurellaceae bacterium sequence CCTGGCGTATGATATGCGCCGCGACATAGTCGGCGCCGCTGACCTTGACGCCTTCCGCTAGAAAGGAGCGAAAGGTCGGACCGTAATCGTCGGCCCGCGCCGGATAGGTTGCAGCGTGGGCGGCCGCAGCCTCGGCCGCACAGATCGTAAACCAGGCGCCCAGCACCTCGTCGGTGATGCCGCTGACCTTGACCTCGCGGATATCAGCGCCCGCATCCTGCAAGACCTTGACCGTGGCCAGCACGGCCTGACCAACCTCGGTCTCCACGCCGTCGGTACAGTAGGCTTCGTCCACGCCGATCCGCAGCGCCTTGACCCCATTGTCGATCAGGTCCATATAGTCGCGGACCGATTCCCGTCGGGTGGTCGGATCGTTGGGGTCAAAGCCCGCAATCGCGCGCAGCATGACCGCCGCATCGGCAACGCTGCGCGTCATCGGNNNNNNNNNNNNNNNNNNNNNNNNNNNNNNNNNNNNNNNNNNNNNNNNNNNNNNNNNCCGCACGCGGCAGACGGAAAGCGGATTGAGCCGCCGGTATCCGAACCGAGCGAGCCAAAGCACAGCGAGGCGGCCGTGGCAGCCCCGGAGCCGCTCGACGACGCGCCCGGCCAGCGGTCGGGATTCCACGGGTTGCGCGGCGGTTCGACCGAGGGATGATAGCCGGACAGGGC is a genomic window containing:
- a CDS encoding amidase; the encoded protein is PMTRSVADAAVMLRAIAGFDPNDPTTRRESVRDYMDLIDNGVKALRIGVDEAYCTDGVETEVGQAVLATVKVLQDAGADIREVKVSGITDEVLGAWFTICAAEAAAAHAATYPARADDYGPTFRSFLAEGVKVSGADYVAAHIIRQGVCRMIDDLWQEVDLLLCPSTPSAPVPLSEFSPHAPLSRAAAGGLLRHTAPFDFSGSPTISVPCGFNADGLPLSLQLVGRHGEEGTIIQAGQVYEQATEWHTHRPPV